The Lycium ferocissimum isolate CSIRO_LF1 chromosome 10, AGI_CSIRO_Lferr_CH_V1, whole genome shotgun sequence genome window below encodes:
- the LOC132034396 gene encoding uncharacterized protein LOC132034396, whose amino-acid sequence MEGHVEHKTVSVNGLNMHYAEIGQGPLILFIHGFPEFWYSWRHQMSFMAKHGYRAVAPDLRGYGDTTGAPKDDPSNFTTLNIVGDLVELLNNIAPQEENVFVVGHDWGALISWAMCLYRPDKVKAFVCLSVAFNPRNPIKKPLETLRAVYGDDYYVVRFQEPGVIEGEFEEMGVKNVLKNFLTYRTPGPLYLKKGKLFGDTSTTELPCWLSEEELDFYVTKYEQTGFTGALNLYRAIDRNWELTAAWTGAKIQVPVKFIVGDLDLTYNAPGAKDFLHKGGFKKQVPLLDQVVVLQGVGHFIHQEKPKEINDHIYNFIRKISSNQSNICAVL is encoded by the exons atggagGGTCATGTAGAGCACAAAACAGTGTCGGTGAATGGTTTAAACATGCATTATGCTGAAATAGGGCAAGGCCCTTTAATCCTCTTCATTCATGGCTTCCCAGAATTCTGGTACTCATGGAGGCACCAAATGTCATTCATGGCTAAACACGGTTACCGTGCGGTGGCACCGGATTTACGCGGCTACGGTGACACCACCGGAGCACCTAAAGATGATCCTAGCAACTTCACAACCCTTAATATTGTTGGTGACTTAGTAGAGCTGTTGAATAATATTGCACCACAAGAAGAGAACGTGTTTGTCGTGGGACATGATTGGGGTGCTCTTATTTCTTGGGCTATGTGTTTGTATAGACCTGATAAGGTTAAGGCTTTTGTGTGTTTGAGTGTGGCTTTCAATCCTAGAAACCCTATCAAGAAGCCACTTGAGACTTTGCGTGCCGTTTATGGAGATGATTACTATGTTGTTAGATTCCAG GAGCCTGGAGTAATAGAAGGTGAGTTTGAGGAAATGGGAGTCAAGAATGTTCTAAAGAATTTCCTAACATATAGAACACCAGGTCCACTTTACTTGAAGAAAGGCAAACTATTTGGAGATACTTCTACTACGGAGTTGCCTTGTTGGTTATCTGAGGAAGAACTTGATTTCTATGTTACCAAATATGAACAAACTGGCTTCACCGGAGCATTAAACTTATATCGAGCAATTGACCG GAATTGGGAGCTTACAGCAGCATGGACAGGGGCTAAAATCCAAGTACCAGTGAAGTTTATTGTGGGTGACCTTGACCTTACTTATAATGCTCCAGGCGCCAAGGATTTCTTACACAAGGGAGGCTTCAAGAAACAAGTCCCACTCTTGGACCAAGTTGTGGTTTTACAAGGTGTTGGACATTTCATCCACCAAGAAAAGCCTAAAGAAATTAATGACCATATTTACAACTTCATTCGCAAGATTTCCTCAAATCAGTCCAACATCTGTGCTGTTCTGTAG
- the LOC132034397 gene encoding uncharacterized protein LOC132034397, which translates to MEEVNGIEHKTLKVNGINMHIAEIGQGPIVLFLHGFPELWYSWRHQMPFMAAHGYRAVAPDLRGFGDTTGAPKGDFTEFTTLHVVGDLVELLNIIAPDQQVFVVGHDWGAIIGWAMCLYRPDKVKALVNMSIPFIPRNPIIRPIEALRATYGDDYYIIRFQEPGEIEEKFAEVGTKTVLEKLLTNRNPEPLKLPKGKPFDESPMILPPWLTEKDVDYYASKYEHTGFTGGLNYYRALDLNWELTAPWTGAKIKVPVKFIVGDLDITYNSAGVKDYIHKGGLKKDVPLLEDVVIFKGVAHFLQQEKPDEANEHIHVFFQGLSSSD; encoded by the exons ATGGAGGAGGTTAATGGGATTGAACACAAGACACTGAAAGTGAATGGGATAAACATGCACATAGCTGAAATAGGCCAAGGCCCTATAGTTCTATTCCTTCATGGCTTCCCTGAATTATGGTACTCGTGGCGTCACCAAATGCCATTCATGGCGGCCCATGGCTACCGAGCGGTGGCTCCGGACCTCCGTGGGTTCGGGGATACCACGGGAGCACCCAAAGGCGACTTCACGGAATTCACCACCCTCCATGTTGTTGGTGACCTTGTGGAACTCCTTAACATCATTGCCCCTGACCAGCAGGTGTTTGTAGTAGGCCATGATTGGGGAGCTATCATTGGTTGGGCTATGTGTTTGTATAGACCCGATAAGGTCAAGGCCCTTGTTAATATGAGCATTCCTTTCATTCCAAGGAACCCCATCATAAGGCCCATTGAAGCTCTGCGTGCTACTTATGGAGATGACTACTACATTATTAGATTCCAG GAACCAggagaaatagaagaaaagttTGCCGAGGTAGGAACCAAGACAGTGTTGGAGAAGCTATTAACTAACCGAAACCCTGAACCACTGAAGTTGCCTAAAGGAAAGCCATTTGACGAAAGTCCAATGATATTGCCCCCTTGGCTCACTGAAAAAGATGTTGATTACTATGCTAGCAAATATGAGCACACGGGGTTCACTGGTGGATTGAATTATTATAGAGCACTTGATCT AAACTGGGAACTGACAGCACCATGGACTGGGGCGAAAATAAAAGTACCAGTGAAGTTCATAGTAGGAGATTTGGACATAACTTATAATTCAGCAGGAGTCAAGGATTATATACACAAGGGTGGGTTGAAGAAAGATGTACCCTTGCTTGAAGATGTGGTTATCTTCAAAGGGGTCGCTCATTTTCTTCAACAAGAAAAACCTGATGAAGCTAACGAACACATTCATGTCTTCTTCCAGGGCCTTTCTTCCTCTGATTGA